From Zingiber officinale cultivar Zhangliang chromosome 5B, Zo_v1.1, whole genome shotgun sequence, the proteins below share one genomic window:
- the LOC121984454 gene encoding probable receptor-like protein kinase At1g49730, which translates to MPAASALPLFLALVSLGSSSKDRALADDCPLNFSWSNFTLASSFCSNQDEHGKCCRYINGFIAISIAHFASTTGRLGVPPAFTEICLNSISENFNLLGIPISATSYCGLGPKIRVSYQCEGRATVLEMMQSPNFIDVIQTCKTPLSLNTRCKQCLNSGIIYLHHLIAQDDNVTLSVCRDALFVTLANQGGSFSAIDMAACFYGVQGFNIVPGPSSQSVIPVITPSSTFSEAPKQQISITTTNKIQHAYHLSLVLRIGIGVIALTVFLLLILIHLIRKNIKELNSLGEGDILEKSQNTPPVKIQMARKGPSTMLRRFTYKEIKLATDNFRTVIGKGGFGTVYKAQFADGSLAAVKLMNKDSKQDEKDFTREIELLARLHHRHLVTLNGFCIEKNERLLVYEYMENGSLKDHLHSTRRNRLRWMTRLQIANDVANALEYLHFYCDPPLCHRDIKSSNILLDENFLAKVADFGFAHASKSGAVCFEPVNTDIRGTPGYIDPEYVVTQELTEKSDIYSYGVLLLELVTGRKAIQDKRNLVEWFRNFMAADSSLSEMVDPAVGDSLNFEQLNMMVGIIQSCTHQEGRLRPSIKQVLRIFSDHLDTVKSNFTENQDDHYLE; encoded by the exons ATGCCGGCGGCCTCTGCTCTACCCCTGTTCTTGGCACTCGTTTCTCTCGGATCCTCCAGCAAAGATCGAGCGCTCGCTGACG ATTGCCCCCTGAACTTTAGTTGGTCAAACTTCACTTTAGCATCTTCTTTTTGTTCAAATCAAGATGAGCATGGAAAGTGCTGCCGTTATATTAATGGTTTCATTGCAATTTCAATTGCACATTTTGCAAGCACAACTGGAAGACTGGGTGTGCCACCAGCATTCACTGAAATCTGCCTCAACTCAATTTCAGAAAATTTCAACTTGCTTGGAATACCCATTTCTGCCACTAGCTACTGTGGTTTGGGGCCAAAAATTAGAGTATCTTATCAGTGCGAAGGCAGAGCTACTGTGTTGGAAATGATGCAATCTCCCAATTTCATTGATGTTATTCAGACCTGTAAAACACCCCTGTCTCTGAACACTAGGTGCAAACAATGTCTAAACTCTGGCATCATATATCTTCATCACCTTATAGCACAAGATGATAATGTCACTCTAAGTGTCTGTCGTGATGCACTTTTTGTGACACTTGCAAATCAAGGTGGCAGTTTTTCTGCTATTGATATGGCAGCTTGCTTCTATGGGGTCCAAGGATTCAATATTGTTCCAG GTCCATCCTCTCAATCAGTTATACCTGTtattactccaagttcaaccttCTCTGAAGCTCCAAAACAACAGATAAGTATCACAACAACAAACAAGATTCAACACGCTTACCACCTTTCTCTGGTTCTAAGAATCGGTATCGGTGTGATAGCGCTTACTGTCTTCTTACTGCTGATCTTGATACATCTCATCCGCAAGAATATCAAAGAACTAAACAGTTTGGGTGAGGGAGACATCTTGGAAAAATCACAAAATACTCCACCTGTTAAAATCCAGATGGCTCGAAAAG GTCCATCAACTATGCTTCGAAGATTCACCTACAAGGAAATCAAGCTAGCAACAGATAACTTTAGAACTGTCATAGGAAAAGGTGGATTTGGAACTGTCTACAAGGCTCAATTTGCAGATGGCTCTCTAGCTGCTGTTAAACTGATGAATAAAGATTCAAAGCAAGATGAAAAAGACTTTACCCGGGAAATAGAGCTTCTTGCTAGACTACATCATCGCCATCTGGTCACTCTTAATGGTTTTTGTATTGAGAAAAATGAGAG GCTTCTTGTTTATGAATATATGGAGAATGGAAGCTTAAAAGATCATCTTCATT CAACAAGAAGGAATAGATTAAGATGGATGACTAGGTTACAAATTGCAAATGATGTGGCCAATGCTCTG GAATATCTCCATTTCTATTGTGATCCTCCTCTCTGCCACAGGGACATAAAGTCGAGTAATATTCTTTTGGATGAGAACTTTCTGGCGAAG GTAGCGGACTTTGGTTTTGCACACGCATCGAAAAGCGGTGCAGTTTGCTTTGAGCCAGTAAATACAGATATCCGTGGTACTCCAG GATACATAGATCCTGAGTATGTGGTGACTCAAGAGTTGACAGAGAAGAGCGATATATACAGCTATGGTGTTTTATTACTGGAGCTGGTCACTGGGAGGAAAGCAATACAAGATAAGAGGAATTTAGTGGAATGGTTTCGGAACTTCATGGCAGCAGATTCTAGTTTATCTGAAATGGTCGATCCTGCTGTTGGGGATTCGCTTAATTTTGAGCAGCTCAATATGATGGTAGGGATCATACAGTCGTGTACTCATCAAGAAGGGCGTTTAAGGCCATCAATCAAGCAAGTACTGAGGATTTTCTCTGACCATCTGGATACAGTGAAAAGTAATTTTACAGAAAACCAAGATGATCATTATCTTGAGTGA